In a single window of the Tellurirhabdus bombi genome:
- a CDS encoding AAA family ATPase — protein sequence MTTNFTYHTKIRRVFDEMGKVVVGQHDLLSRLLIGLFTGGHILLEGVPGLAKTLTISTLSKALQLDFQRIQFTPDLLPADLVGTMIFNQKSGDFEVKQGPIFANLILADEVNRSPAKVQSALLEAMQEKQVTIGEETFVLDKPFLVLATQNPVEQEGTYPLPEAQVDRFMMKVFVGYLSKEDELEVMRRMANMNFDYEVQPVLDKDDIFGIRDEINKITISETLERYIIELVFATRRPLDYALRDEARYIQYGVSPRASIHLNRAAKALAYFDQRDYVLPEDIKEVALDVFNHRIHLNYEAEADGVTTSQIVDSILRKVAIGR from the coding sequence ATGACCACTAATTTCACGTATCATACCAAAATCCGCCGCGTATTCGATGAGATGGGCAAGGTGGTTGTCGGACAGCATGATCTGCTCAGTCGGCTGCTCATTGGCTTGTTCACGGGCGGACATATTTTGCTGGAAGGCGTACCGGGCCTTGCTAAGACATTAACAATCAGCACCCTGTCGAAGGCGTTGCAGCTTGACTTTCAGCGCATTCAGTTTACGCCCGACCTGCTGCCTGCCGACTTAGTAGGAACGATGATTTTCAACCAGAAATCGGGTGATTTTGAGGTAAAACAAGGCCCCATCTTTGCCAACCTGATTCTGGCCGATGAGGTCAACCGCTCGCCTGCCAAGGTGCAATCGGCCCTGCTGGAAGCGATGCAGGAAAAGCAGGTGACCATTGGCGAAGAGACGTTTGTACTGGATAAGCCTTTTTTGGTGCTGGCAACGCAAAACCCGGTCGAGCAGGAGGGAACTTATCCTTTGCCCGAAGCCCAGGTTGACCGCTTCATGATGAAGGTTTTCGTTGGTTATTTATCGAAAGAAGACGAGCTGGAAGTGATGCGGCGGATGGCCAACATGAACTTCGATTATGAAGTGCAACCGGTTCTGGACAAGGACGACATTTTTGGGATTCGCGACGAAATCAATAAAATCACCATTTCCGAAACGCTCGAACGGTACATTATTGAGCTGGTTTTTGCCACGCGCCGCCCGCTCGATTATGCGCTCCGTGACGAAGCCCGCTACATTCAGTACGGTGTATCACCCCGTGCCAGCATTCACCTGAACCGTGCCGCCAAAGCCCTTGCATACTTCGACCAGCGCGATTATGTGCTGCCCGAAGATATCAAGGAAGTGGCCCTGGATGTGTTTAATCACCGCATTCACCTCAACTACGAAGCCGAAGCCGACGGCGTAACGACTTCGCAGATTGTGGATTCAATTTTGCGTAAAGTCGCTATCGGGCGATAA
- a CDS encoding IclR family transcriptional regulator, which produces MIQVINRAFDILEYVATDPTRPKTLGEVADAMGLNHGTCANIMKTMVARRYLDQVGTKKGYCLGAKAYLLTGNTSYRKDIVEAAQPEMARLTQEINESCLLAVLNGDQRILIHRESCDQYLQVQAAPEKHVYDSASGRLLVAMMSDTELERFVARYGLPPAEIWPEATYLQAFMHEINVIRSRGYAFQESVRHFVGYAAAIRRYGEVVASLSVYMPSYRHESSTAPNVLQVLMQTADTINQRLK; this is translated from the coding sequence ATGATTCAGGTTATAAATCGGGCTTTCGATATACTAGAATATGTGGCGACAGACCCAACTCGGCCCAAGACTTTGGGAGAAGTAGCGGATGCGATGGGCTTGAATCACGGTACGTGCGCCAACATCATGAAGACGATGGTTGCCCGGCGGTATCTAGATCAGGTAGGCACTAAGAAGGGCTATTGTCTGGGGGCAAAGGCGTATCTGCTCACGGGCAACACCTCTTATCGAAAGGATATTGTAGAGGCTGCCCAGCCGGAGATGGCGCGCCTGACGCAAGAAATTAATGAAAGCTGCTTGCTGGCTGTACTCAACGGCGACCAGCGAATTTTGATTCATCGGGAATCCTGCGATCAGTACCTACAGGTGCAGGCCGCCCCCGAAAAGCACGTTTATGATTCGGCTTCGGGTCGGTTGCTGGTTGCGATGATGAGTGATACGGAGTTGGAACGGTTTGTTGCGCGATACGGTCTGCCGCCTGCCGAAATTTGGCCGGAAGCTACGTATTTGCAAGCTTTTATGCACGAAATCAACGTAATACGTTCGCGTGGGTACGCCTTTCAGGAAAGTGTCCGACATTTTGTGGGCTATGCCGCAGCCATTCGACGCTACGGCGAAGTGGTGGCCAGTTTGAGCGTTTACATGCCGTCGTACCGGCACGAAAGCAGCACGGCACCTAATGTGCTGCAGGTGCTGATGCAAACGGCGGATACCATCAACCAGCGACTGAAATAA
- a CDS encoding SusC/RagA family TonB-linked outer membrane protein: MTTTFYRWIYLLGILLLTVGELHAQTVTITGKVTAKEDNEPLPGVNVSVDGTTTGTVTAADGTYQLNVPRTKATLVFSSIGYISDRIPLNGQTQLNVSLAADVKSLSEVVVVGYGTVKKSDLTGSLAQVKAKEINAFPATNVLQALSGRAPGVQVIQNSGAPGGGVSVRIRGTNSIQGSNEPLYVVDGFPYSSGTNPTVLNNSDIESIEILKDASATAIYGSRGANGVVLITTKRGKAGKTIVDLETSYSLQTLRKKLDLMNGREYATFYNEQAANDGLAPRFTPDEIAQIGDGFDWQEVIFQRAPMQNHNLTVSGGTEKTQFSVAGSIFKQTGIVIGSDYDRYSLRANINHDISKKFSLSYGATLTRPSSNRRNSGGGNRGGSMISSVLSAPPTLTPYNEDGTYRNLATAYAWGSNVLTNPLNYINEQTDRILVNKVLANSALTFKPIPELAIRVFGGVETSDERTDSYTTLNFINSQGSASVNTSQFISLLNENTITYTKTFRQHHNLSALVGFTYQDFVNTSLSGSGNGFLSDATDTYNLGSANVPGIPGSGYSKSTLVSYLSRLNYGYKGKYLATLSFRGDGSSRYSEGSKWGYFPSGALAWRVSEEDFLKNVSFLSDLKFRAGWGLTGSQAIGAYATLNQLSSGKTVFGDGIFTTYAPGTRLPGNLKWETTAQTDVGIDAAFMSNRIRVTADYYVKNTRDLLNTVSLPSSLGFTSTIQNVGSIQNKGFEFSVDANILNGTFKWDASANFSVNRNKVVKLYGGRDVLGSAINITVVNDVINILREGQPLGSFYGYREKGYDEKGKIQYVDVNNDGLINQNDKQIIGNPNPDFIYGFNSTMSYKNFELTLFFQGSKGNDIFNLSAVNQTLDYGFGLNMPREVYENHWTPTNTNAKYPVISRTTATFISDRFVEDGSYLRLRNIQLAYSVPFQKWGVSWIRNAQVYVSGQNLLTLTKYSWWDPEINSYGGTNSINQGIDHYSYPTAKTVTFGLRAGF, encoded by the coding sequence ATGACAACTACCTTTTACCGATGGATTTATTTGCTTGGCATACTCCTGCTGACGGTGGGAGAATTGCACGCGCAGACGGTAACCATAACCGGCAAGGTTACCGCCAAAGAGGACAATGAGCCACTTCCCGGTGTAAACGTTTCGGTGGATGGCACAACAACAGGAACAGTAACCGCAGCCGATGGAACCTACCAGCTAAACGTGCCCAGAACCAAGGCAACGCTTGTTTTCTCATCGATTGGGTACATCTCGGACCGGATTCCGCTCAATGGGCAAACGCAACTGAATGTTAGTCTGGCCGCCGATGTCAAATCATTGAGTGAGGTGGTCGTGGTCGGCTACGGCACCGTTAAGAAGAGCGACCTGACGGGTTCATTGGCGCAGGTGAAAGCGAAAGAAATTAACGCTTTCCCGGCAACGAACGTGCTTCAGGCCCTGTCTGGGCGAGCGCCGGGCGTGCAGGTTATTCAAAACAGCGGTGCACCGGGCGGCGGGGTCAGCGTCCGCATTCGGGGAACGAACTCCATTCAGGGAAGTAACGAGCCTCTGTACGTGGTCGATGGCTTTCCCTATTCATCGGGCACGAACCCAACCGTGCTGAATAACAGTGATATCGAGTCCATCGAGATTCTGAAAGATGCCTCAGCAACGGCTATTTACGGGTCACGAGGAGCCAACGGCGTAGTATTGATTACCACCAAACGAGGCAAGGCGGGCAAAACAATCGTCGATCTAGAAACCAGTTATAGCCTCCAGACGCTACGCAAAAAACTCGACCTGATGAACGGACGTGAGTACGCCACGTTTTACAACGAACAGGCGGCGAACGATGGGCTGGCTCCTCGGTTTACGCCCGACGAAATTGCCCAGATTGGTGATGGTTTCGACTGGCAGGAGGTCATCTTTCAGCGCGCGCCCATGCAAAACCACAACCTGACCGTTAGCGGTGGGACGGAGAAAACGCAGTTTTCGGTAGCAGGAAGTATTTTTAAGCAGACCGGTATCGTCATTGGCAGTGATTATGACCGCTATTCGCTTCGGGCCAACATTAACCACGATATTAGCAAGAAATTCAGTTTGAGTTATGGTGCGACCCTCACCCGACCTTCGTCCAACCGACGCAATTCCGGCGGGGGCAATCGGGGTGGCTCCATGATTTCGTCGGTTCTTTCCGCACCGCCAACCCTAACGCCTTACAACGAAGACGGAACCTACCGGAATCTGGCAACGGCCTATGCCTGGGGTTCGAACGTCCTGACCAATCCCCTGAACTACATCAATGAGCAGACCGACCGGATTTTGGTCAACAAGGTGCTGGCCAACAGTGCGCTAACGTTCAAGCCAATTCCGGAGCTAGCCATTCGGGTGTTCGGTGGGGTTGAAACCAGCGACGAACGAACGGATTCGTACACCACGCTGAATTTTATCAACTCCCAGGGAAGTGCCAGCGTGAACACCAGCCAGTTTATTAGTCTGCTCAACGAGAATACCATTACCTACACCAAAACGTTTCGGCAACACCATAACCTATCGGCGCTGGTCGGATTTACGTACCAGGATTTTGTAAATACAAGCCTGAGCGGTTCCGGGAACGGGTTTTTGAGCGATGCAACCGACACCTATAACCTGGGGTCGGCCAACGTGCCGGGCATTCCGGGATCTGGGTATTCAAAATCCACGCTAGTGTCTTACCTGAGCCGCCTGAATTACGGCTATAAAGGAAAATACCTGGCCACTTTGAGTTTCCGGGGCGACGGTTCTTCGCGGTATAGTGAGGGCAGCAAATGGGGTTATTTCCCATCGGGCGCTTTAGCCTGGCGTGTTTCGGAGGAAGATTTCCTGAAAAATGTTTCGTTTTTGTCCGATTTGAAATTCCGCGCGGGTTGGGGCTTAACCGGTAGCCAGGCCATTGGTGCCTACGCCACGCTGAATCAGTTGAGTTCTGGAAAAACGGTTTTTGGCGATGGAATTTTCACCACGTATGCGCCCGGAACGCGCTTGCCGGGCAACCTGAAATGGGAAACCACAGCCCAAACGGATGTCGGTATTGACGCGGCTTTCATGAGCAACCGGATTCGGGTGACGGCGGATTATTACGTAAAAAATACCCGCGATTTGCTCAACACCGTCTCGCTGCCGTCTTCGCTGGGCTTTACCAGCACCATTCAAAATGTGGGTTCCATCCAGAACAAGGGCTTTGAATTTTCGGTCGATGCGAATATTCTGAACGGGACTTTCAAATGGGACGCGTCGGCCAATTTCTCGGTCAACCGCAACAAGGTGGTGAAGTTATACGGCGGGCGGGATGTGCTGGGTTCGGCCATCAACATTACGGTGGTTAACGATGTAATCAATATCCTGCGCGAAGGCCAGCCACTGGGTTCTTTCTACGGATATCGGGAAAAAGGCTACGACGAAAAAGGGAAAATTCAGTACGTAGACGTGAATAACGACGGCCTGATCAACCAGAACGATAAGCAGATTATCGGCAATCCCAACCCGGATTTTATCTACGGCTTCAATTCGACCATGTCGTACAAGAATTTCGAGCTAACGCTTTTTTTCCAGGGCTCGAAAGGCAACGACATTTTCAACCTGAGTGCGGTGAACCAGACGCTCGACTACGGATTTGGCCTGAATATGCCGCGGGAAGTCTACGAAAACCACTGGACGCCTACCAACACCAACGCTAAATATCCGGTCATCAGCCGCACGACCGCCACGTTTATCTCCGACCGTTTTGTGGAAGACGGATCTTACCTGCGGCTGCGTAACATCCAACTGGCCTACAGCGTGCCCTTCCAGAAATGGGGCGTTTCATGGATTCGGAATGCGCAGGTTTACGTCAGCGGCCAGAACCTGCTAACCCTGACCAAGTATTCGTGGTGGGATCCCGAAATCAATTCCTACGGCGGGACCAACTCCATCAATCAGGGCATCGATCACTACAGCTACCCAACGGCAAAGACGGTCACATTTGGCCTGCGAGCCGGATTCTAA
- a CDS encoding RagB/SusD family nutrient uptake outer membrane protein: MKKIILLFSGLLLISCEDVLKENPKSLAVETFYNTAAEVEAATNAIYAAIRSDNCLGGLYPAQHEAYTDYSYGRGSYTVLSEFQSLDPTNITRVGQMWDAFYLAIRNANLVIQNAPKGTRISPADVTKFVGEAKFLRALTYFYLVRNWSGVPIRTEANMTEQNIPRNSAAEVYQLIMSDLNTAEKDLPDAPSISGRPSKWAAKTLLADVYFYQGQYAQARDKADEVIKSGKYTLVPVTVANDFSKLFGPDVVTNSEEIFYLKYTRLASQGFQLVMFAHHPGARLHGAGGYYAHYTDSQLNPVLKNWDSKDLRKEYGWYSYNIGLGANSLLSRKFVDPIAVGASGAGNDNPLYRYADLLLLYAEAASRAGNGPTAAAMEALNQVHRRAYGKAATQPSEVDFKLADYNAQTFVDLVLKERGYETQYEAKRWLDLKRTGRVKEIIKAAVGKNVTDKFLLWPIPPSELNFNTALDAAKDQNPGY; the protein is encoded by the coding sequence ATGAAAAAGATTATTCTTTTGTTTTCGGGTCTATTGTTGATTTCCTGCGAAGACGTACTGAAGGAAAATCCTAAATCGCTGGCGGTCGAAACCTTTTACAATACCGCTGCTGAAGTCGAGGCGGCGACAAATGCCATTTATGCCGCTATTCGGAGCGACAACTGCCTGGGTGGGCTGTATCCGGCGCAGCACGAAGCCTATACGGATTATAGCTATGGCCGGGGTAGTTATACTGTTCTCAGCGAATTTCAGAGCCTCGATCCAACGAACATCACGCGGGTCGGGCAGATGTGGGATGCTTTCTACTTGGCCATCCGAAATGCCAACCTCGTCATTCAGAACGCACCGAAAGGGACAAGAATCAGTCCGGCTGACGTGACTAAGTTTGTGGGAGAAGCCAAGTTCCTGCGGGCTTTGACCTATTTCTATCTGGTTCGTAACTGGAGCGGCGTCCCAATCCGAACGGAGGCAAACATGACCGAGCAAAACATCCCGCGAAACTCGGCGGCTGAGGTTTATCAACTGATTATGAGTGATCTCAATACTGCCGAAAAGGACCTGCCCGACGCACCTTCTATATCCGGCAGACCGTCGAAGTGGGCCGCGAAAACGCTGCTGGCGGACGTGTATTTTTACCAGGGCCAATATGCCCAGGCGCGCGACAAGGCCGACGAAGTAATCAAATCGGGTAAATACACCCTGGTTCCGGTGACCGTAGCGAATGATTTCTCGAAATTGTTCGGGCCGGATGTGGTAACCAATTCAGAGGAGATTTTTTACCTGAAGTATACTCGTTTGGCGAGTCAGGGTTTTCAGTTGGTCATGTTTGCGCATCATCCGGGGGCGCGGTTACACGGTGCCGGGGGCTACTACGCCCATTACACCGACAGCCAGCTTAACCCGGTCCTGAAAAACTGGGATAGCAAAGACCTCCGAAAAGAATACGGCTGGTATTCCTACAACATTGGCTTGGGGGCCAATAGCCTGCTAAGCCGAAAATTTGTGGACCCGATTGCCGTGGGGGCATCCGGGGCGGGGAATGACAATCCGTTGTACCGCTACGCCGATTTGCTGTTGCTGTATGCCGAAGCGGCCAGCCGGGCGGGCAACGGACCAACCGCGGCGGCGATGGAAGCACTCAACCAGGTGCACCGTCGAGCGTATGGAAAAGCGGCAACGCAACCCTCCGAGGTGGATTTTAAACTGGCGGACTACAACGCGCAAACTTTTGTGGATCTGGTGCTGAAAGAGCGGGGCTACGAAACCCAGTACGAAGCCAAACGCTGGCTTGACCTGAAGCGCACGGGGCGGGTCAAAGAAATCATCAAAGCGGCGGTGGGCAAGAACGTAACCGATAAGTTTTTGTTGTGGCCAATTCCACCATCGGAGCTGAATTTCAACACCGCTTTGGATGCGGCCAAAGATCAGAATCCAGGCTATTGA
- a CDS encoding LamG domain-containing protein, whose product MNLIFLQLLFALLPMSAPSENSIKPVEPTSKAILKTKGLISFWNFKEGSLQAQGPFPYRLRESANAPEKQPDGPVSGYSLAFSEGDYLSIPRAECPALDLHGKEAQVTVLAWVKRAPKTIKPTECEAVAGMWLETAKKRQYCLFMNLRIYKSANQVCGHVSSVGGPTPGEKWCMDASIGQNPVPFGEWAAVAFTYDGQDVRSYLNGELDTREDRNPYHYPEGLFNAGPEGADFTVGAVHRSGEMGNFFAGQLGGLAVFNRALSAKEIKMLSQL is encoded by the coding sequence ATGAATCTCATTTTTTTACAGCTTCTGTTTGCTCTTTTGCCTATGTCGGCCCCTTCGGAAAATAGCATAAAACCTGTTGAACCAACATCCAAAGCCATCCTGAAAACGAAAGGCTTGATCAGCTTCTGGAATTTTAAGGAGGGTTCGCTACAGGCGCAGGGTCCTTTCCCGTATCGCCTGAGAGAAAGTGCAAATGCCCCCGAAAAACAACCCGATGGCCCTGTATCGGGCTATTCGCTAGCCTTTTCGGAAGGCGATTATCTGTCTATTCCGAGGGCGGAATGCCCCGCGCTGGATTTGCACGGTAAAGAAGCGCAGGTAACGGTTTTGGCCTGGGTAAAGCGAGCCCCTAAAACCATCAAACCAACTGAATGCGAAGCGGTGGCCGGCATGTGGCTGGAAACGGCCAAAAAACGCCAGTACTGCCTGTTTATGAACCTACGGATTTACAAAAGTGCCAATCAGGTTTGCGGACACGTTTCGTCGGTGGGCGGACCAACGCCGGGCGAAAAATGGTGCATGGACGCGTCGATTGGGCAAAATCCGGTGCCTTTTGGCGAGTGGGCCGCCGTTGCTTTTACGTACGATGGGCAGGATGTCCGCTCGTACCTCAACGGCGAGCTAGATACGCGGGAGGACCGCAATCCTTATCATTATCCCGAGGGCCTGTTCAACGCTGGACCCGAAGGCGCTGATTTTACCGTTGGGGCGGTGCACCGCTCGGGGGAAATGGGCAACTTCTTTGCGGGGCAACTCGGTGGACTGGCCGTATTCAACCGCGCGCTTTCAGCTAAAGAAATCAAAATGCTTTCGCAATTATAA
- a CDS encoding endo-1,4-beta-xylanase, translated as MKQFLTHNQFVFFLISWCIGFTAQAQSARYDSLWKDPAVESRIQKGIEANRKGEFTIRFTDKDGNPVTPGAVSLTQTRHDFYFGANGFMVKGFKNAKEDALYEEHFSKLFNFVTIPFYWPELEPEPGKLRFGKDSPYSYRRPAPDVVMEFAKKYNLTPKGHTLVWDNSRWSIPPWLPKDEKIMEQKISKRIGQIAERYGHDIQIWDIVNEVTDRHSDVLMPKDFAFKAFKESERVFPGSNVFTLNFTTGIWNRSNKREYSADYLVTENLLLRNAKINAIGLQFHNFSEPEYNEIVQGKAMIPSTLFKTLDLYADFNLPLHITEITVAALTEKGPEYQAKMTENYYKLWFSHPKVEGIIWWNLVDGTAAPARIRSDGSVVPGEDKWKGGLLNRDFTKKPVYDVLDRLINKEWRTNVTVSPKNNAVSYSGFYGTYKLVTQVKGKKYEKEVQCPKSGTRDIIVVLD; from the coding sequence ATGAAACAATTCCTAACCCATAATCAATTTGTTTTCTTCTTGATAAGCTGGTGTATTGGCTTCACCGCCCAGGCGCAATCAGCGCGTTATGATTCGCTTTGGAAAGATCCCGCCGTTGAAAGTCGCATTCAGAAAGGCATCGAAGCCAACCGGAAAGGTGAATTTACCATTCGTTTTACCGATAAAGACGGAAATCCGGTTACGCCCGGTGCCGTGTCGCTAACCCAAACCCGTCACGATTTTTATTTCGGGGCCAATGGGTTTATGGTCAAGGGCTTTAAGAATGCGAAAGAGGATGCCTTATACGAAGAGCATTTTTCGAAACTCTTCAATTTTGTCACCATTCCATTCTATTGGCCGGAGTTGGAGCCTGAACCGGGAAAGTTGCGCTTCGGCAAAGACAGTCCGTACAGCTACCGCCGCCCCGCACCCGATGTGGTAATGGAATTTGCCAAAAAGTATAACCTCACGCCTAAAGGGCATACGCTCGTGTGGGACAATTCGCGCTGGTCGATACCGCCCTGGCTGCCGAAAGATGAGAAAATCATGGAGCAAAAGATCAGCAAGCGGATCGGGCAGATTGCTGAGCGATACGGACACGATATTCAGATTTGGGACATTGTGAACGAAGTCACCGACCGCCACTCCGACGTGCTGATGCCGAAAGATTTTGCTTTCAAAGCCTTCAAGGAGAGCGAGCGCGTATTTCCGGGTAGCAATGTGTTTACGCTCAATTTTACTACCGGAATCTGGAATCGTAGCAATAAACGCGAATACAGCGCCGATTACCTCGTTACGGAAAATCTGCTGCTTCGTAACGCCAAAATCAACGCCATCGGGTTGCAGTTTCACAACTTTAGCGAGCCGGAGTACAACGAGATTGTACAGGGGAAAGCCATGATACCGTCTACACTGTTCAAGACGCTGGATTTGTATGCAGACTTTAACCTGCCACTGCACATTACCGAAATCACCGTAGCTGCTTTGACAGAGAAAGGCCCTGAATACCAGGCTAAAATGACCGAAAATTATTACAAACTGTGGTTCAGCCACCCGAAAGTGGAGGGCATCATCTGGTGGAACCTCGTCGACGGAACGGCGGCCCCGGCGCGTATCCGGTCCGATGGCAGCGTTGTGCCCGGTGAAGACAAATGGAAAGGCGGCCTGCTCAACCGCGACTTCACGAAAAAGCCCGTTTACGACGTGCTCGACCGGCTAATCAACAAGGAGTGGCGGACCAACGTGACGGTATCTCCCAAAAACAACGCCGTCAGCTACAGCGGTTTCTACGGGACGTACAAGCTGGTCACGCAGGTAAAAGGCAAGAAATACGAAAAAGAGGTTCAGTGTCCCAAAAGCGGCACCCGCGACATTATCGTTGTGCTGGACTAA